One Halosegnis longus DNA window includes the following coding sequences:
- a CDS encoding FAD-binding and (Fe-S)-binding domain-containing protein — translation MAIHDTVPADGTDAYDYTGGEVERPDLVDDLTPLVDGDVRFDDYSRQLYATDASAYERLPIGVVLPRSTDDVAAVVAYCFDNEIPVLPRGGGTSLAGQTVNEAVVLDFSRYMDDATVDPETETATAQAGITLGKLNEAAADHGLTFGPDPAWGDKSALGGAIGNNSTGAHSLVYGKTDYYIEEAEAVLADGTVTTFGEVDIETLREAGDPTSDDIRERVYASVLRILEEERAEIDRRYPRLKRNVSGYNLDALIEDAQGTRPLADGTGTGPDSEAGTVNLARLLAGSEGTLAVVTEATVALEPEPETKAVALLTYDSLIDAMEDVAPILDHGPCAVEVMDDVLLDLAREAPEFEEVVGLLPDDTHSVLLVEFYAEDDDHGRQQVADLVADRVGDVATEVTASPDRVRTDERAYASHAMEAHDAETRATFWKMRKAGMPILLSRTSDAKHISFIEDCAIPVENLPAYVEAFQDVLDDHGTHASFYAHAGPGVLHVRPLVDTKTVEGVEQLEGIADDVTDLVVEYGGSVSGEHGDGRARTQWNRKLYGERLWGVFRELKTAFDPTWLLNPGNICGVMPDEEPDDTAVAAHDMTEDLRFSPSYEFETGFDPALEWANENGFQGMVELCHGCGGCRGPQSTTGGVMCPTYRAAEEEIQSTRGRANLLRSAMNGSLDEDELLGSEFGAEVMDLCVGCKGCEVDCPSGVDMAKMKAEVEHASHERDGPSLRDRIFANIDSLSRLGSMFAPLSNLGTKIPGVRTLMESQLGIERERDLPTFERESFATWLADRGSTVSEREADRTAIIFPDTYTNYNHPEVGKAAVRVLEAANVRVELADARDSGRPAYSKGFIDTAREEMVENARTIVPDADDKDVVLVEPSDAVMFQSDALDLVPSDHEARDYVESLADNSYGLCEYLDAFRLDENADWAGADAFAYHGHCHQKAKKKDHHAVGVLRRAGYDVSPIDSTCCGMAGSFGYETEHYSMSREIGEQLAEQVATEECDRVVAPGASCRSQLESFDEEPVHPAVALDDALPE, via the coding sequence ATGGCAATCCACGACACTGTTCCGGCCGACGGAACAGACGCGTACGACTACACCGGCGGCGAGGTGGAACGACCCGACCTCGTCGACGACCTCACCCCCCTCGTCGACGGCGACGTACGGTTCGACGACTACTCGCGACAGCTGTACGCCACCGACGCCAGCGCGTACGAGCGGCTCCCCATCGGCGTCGTGCTCCCGCGCTCGACCGACGACGTGGCCGCCGTCGTGGCGTACTGCTTCGACAACGAGATTCCGGTGTTGCCGCGCGGCGGCGGCACCTCCCTCGCCGGGCAGACCGTGAACGAGGCCGTCGTCCTCGACTTCTCGCGGTACATGGACGACGCGACAGTCGACCCCGAAACGGAGACCGCGACCGCCCAGGCCGGCATCACGCTCGGGAAACTTAACGAGGCCGCCGCGGACCACGGGCTCACCTTCGGCCCCGACCCGGCGTGGGGTGACAAGAGCGCGCTCGGGGGCGCTATCGGCAACAACTCCACCGGCGCACACTCGCTCGTCTACGGGAAGACCGACTACTACATCGAGGAAGCCGAGGCCGTGCTCGCTGACGGCACCGTCACGACGTTCGGGGAGGTGGACATCGAGACGCTGCGCGAGGCGGGCGACCCGACGAGCGACGACATCCGCGAGCGCGTCTACGCGTCCGTGCTGAGGATACTGGAGGAGGAACGCGCCGAAATCGACCGCCGCTACCCGCGGCTGAAGCGGAACGTCTCCGGCTACAACCTCGATGCGCTCATCGAGGACGCACAAGGCACGCGACCGCTCGCGGACGGCACCGGCACCGGCCCCGACAGCGAGGCCGGCACGGTGAACCTCGCCCGCCTGCTCGCCGGCAGCGAGGGAACCCTCGCAGTCGTCACCGAGGCGACCGTCGCGCTCGAACCCGAACCCGAGACCAAGGCCGTCGCCCTGCTCACCTACGATTCGCTCATCGACGCGATGGAGGATGTCGCGCCCATCCTCGACCACGGCCCGTGTGCCGTTGAGGTGATGGACGACGTGCTGCTCGACTTGGCCCGCGAGGCTCCCGAGTTCGAGGAGGTCGTCGGACTGCTCCCCGACGACACCCACTCCGTCCTGCTCGTGGAGTTTTACGCCGAGGACGACGACCACGGCCGCCAGCAGGTGGCCGACCTCGTGGCCGACCGTGTCGGCGACGTAGCGACCGAGGTGACGGCGAGTCCCGACCGCGTGCGGACGGACGAGCGCGCGTACGCCAGCCACGCGATGGAGGCCCACGACGCCGAGACGCGCGCCACCTTCTGGAAGATGCGCAAAGCCGGGATGCCCATCCTGCTTTCGCGCACCAGCGACGCGAAACACATCTCCTTCATCGAGGACTGTGCGATTCCGGTCGAGAACCTCCCCGCGTACGTCGAGGCGTTTCAGGACGTGCTCGACGACCACGGCACCCACGCCTCCTTCTACGCCCACGCCGGGCCGGGCGTGCTCCACGTCCGCCCGCTCGTCGACACCAAGACCGTCGAGGGAGTCGAACAGTTGGAGGGAATCGCCGACGACGTGACCGACCTCGTGGTCGAGTACGGCGGGAGCGTCTCCGGCGAGCACGGCGACGGTCGTGCCCGCACCCAGTGGAACCGGAAGCTGTACGGCGAGCGGCTGTGGGGCGTCTTCCGGGAGTTGAAGACCGCCTTCGACCCGACGTGGCTTCTGAACCCGGGGAATATCTGCGGCGTCATGCCCGACGAAGAGCCCGACGACACCGCGGTCGCGGCCCACGACATGACCGAGGACCTCCGATTCTCGCCGAGCTACGAGTTCGAGACAGGCTTCGACCCCGCTCTGGAGTGGGCCAACGAGAACGGTTTCCAGGGGATGGTGGAGTTGTGTCACGGCTGTGGCGGCTGTCGCGGGCCGCAGTCCACGACCGGCGGCGTGATGTGTCCGACCTACCGAGCCGCCGAGGAGGAGATTCAGTCGACGCGCGGGCGGGCGAACCTGCTCCGGTCGGCCATGAACGGCTCGCTCGACGAGGACGAACTGCTCGGCTCGGAGTTCGGAGCCGAGGTGATGGACCTCTGTGTCGGCTGCAAGGGCTGTGAGGTGGACTGCCCCTCCGGCGTCGACATGGCGAAGATGAAAGCCGAGGTGGAACACGCGAGCCACGAGCGCGACGGCCCGAGCCTCCGCGACCGCATCTTCGCGAACATCGACTCGCTGTCCCGTCTCGGGAGCATGTTCGCGCCCCTGTCGAATCTCGGGACGAAGATTCCGGGCGTGCGCACGCTAATGGAGTCGCAACTCGGCATCGAGCGCGAGCGCGACCTTCCCACCTTCGAGCGGGAGTCGTTCGCGACGTGGCTCGCGGACCGCGGTTCGACGGTCTCCGAACGTGAGGCCGACCGCACGGCAATCATCTTTCCGGACACGTACACGAACTACAACCATCCGGAGGTCGGGAAGGCCGCCGTGCGCGTGCTCGAAGCCGCCAACGTCCGCGTCGAACTCGCCGACGCGCGCGACTCCGGCCGCCCGGCCTACTCGAAGGGATTCATCGACACCGCCCGCGAGGAGATGGTCGAGAACGCCCGGACCATCGTCCCCGACGCCGACGACAAGGATGTCGTCCTCGTCGAGCCATCCGACGCCGTGATGTTCCAGTCCGATGCTCTCGACCTCGTGCCCTCGGACCACGAGGCCCGCGACTACGTCGAGTCCCTCGCCGACAACAGCTACGGGCTGTGTGAGTATCTCGACGCGTTCCGCCTCGACGAGAACGCCGACTGGGCCGGGGCGGACGCGTTTGCGTACCACGGCCACTGCCACCAGAAGGCGAAGAAGAAAGACCACCACGCGGTCGGCGTGCTCCGGCGGGCGGGCTACGACGTTTCGCCCATCGACTCGACCTGCTGTGGGATGGCCGGCTCGTTCGGCTACGAGACGGAACACTACTCGATGAGCCGGGAAATCGGCGAGCAGTTGGCCGAGCAGGTCGCCACGGAGGAGTGTGACCGCGTCGTCGCGCCGGGGGCTTCCTGTCGCTCGCAACTGGAGTCGTTCGACGAGGAGCCGGTCCATCCGGCCGTCGCGCTCGACGACGCCCTCCCCGAGTGA
- a CDS encoding HNH endonuclease, translated as MADCPTCGASRDSWQKLRLHHIDAHDCSLPNRECDRCGERFFCEHQRKYCSEECRYAEPTRDLSGENNPNYSDAKEQTTCERCGASFEYYPSAKQGRFCGDCVATNEWQEPPELTGESNPNYTGGTATIACDECGEPFERYPAQVNETVNLCGEACRADWLSTAFTGEGHPNWRGGPTGPYGPGWREVRKLALERDDYACVLCGTDAEKLGQNPDVHHIIPVRAFLDEARLTVADAHTLDNLCSLCVDCHRLVEHGGVETGILRAAI; from the coding sequence ATGGCGGATTGTCCCACCTGTGGCGCGAGTCGTGATTCGTGGCAGAAGCTCCGATTACACCACATCGACGCACACGACTGCTCCCTTCCGAACCGGGAGTGTGACCGATGTGGGGAACGGTTCTTCTGTGAACACCAGCGCAAGTACTGTTCCGAGGAGTGTCGGTACGCCGAGCCAACCCGGGACCTCTCGGGCGAGAACAACCCGAACTACTCCGACGCCAAGGAGCAGACGACCTGCGAGCGATGCGGTGCGAGCTTCGAGTATTACCCGTCGGCGAAGCAAGGTCGATTCTGCGGTGACTGCGTCGCGACGAACGAGTGGCAGGAGCCGCCGGAGCTGACCGGCGAGTCGAATCCGAACTACACCGGTGGAACGGCGACCATCGCCTGCGACGAGTGTGGCGAGCCGTTCGAGCGGTATCCGGCGCAGGTGAACGAGACGGTGAATCTCTGTGGGGAGGCGTGTCGCGCCGACTGGCTCTCGACGGCGTTCACGGGCGAGGGCCACCCGAACTGGCGGGGTGGCCCGACGGGGCCGTACGGACCGGGATGGCGCGAGGTTCGCAAGCTGGCGCTCGAACGGGACGACTACGCTTGCGTGCTGTGTGGAACCGACGCCGAGAAACTGGGACAGAACCCCGACGTCCATCATATCATCCCGGTGCGAGCGTTTCTCGACGAGGCGCGGCTCACGGTCGCAGATGCACACACGCTCGACAACCTCTGCTCGCTGTGTGTCGACTGTCACCGGCTGGTCGAACACGGCGGCGTCGAGACCGGCATCCTCAGGGCGGCAATCTAG
- a CDS encoding DEAD/DEAH box helicase, protein MSQQVAGVDTLFCHERRDGDFTVAVERDGERMLHGRLELKQTSAGPRPARLRVQSGSDEEPRPPDQFVEIARRAKRIRISQQTTREGRDRLREMFGGYQLDEKVKAVRTCRYCANDGRYSPLTEDSAIRADDEHICLDCAMRELDREASFRGLRSGARDRLEDLLLDVQDLEQITDLLSGNLDPDVTRFDTVSATTDEVELVSTDSLSLHPGIQSKLESRFDTLLPVQSLAVDHGATDGEDQLIVSATATGKTLIGEMAGLDRVLNGQGKMLFLVPLVALANQKHEDFQDEYGDIANVSIRVGSSRIADDGNRFDPNADIIVGTYEGIDHALRTGKDLGDIGTVVIDEVHTLGEEGRGHRLDGLISRLKYYTESRNQGTQWVYLSATVGNPEELAGQLEANLVEFEERPIPIERHVTFADGKEKPRIENKLVRRAFDQKSSKGYRGQTIIFTNSRRRCHEVARKLEYDAAPYHAGLDYGRRKTVERKFGNQDLAAVVTTAALAAGVDFPASQVIFDSLAMGIEWLSVQEFEQMLGRAGRPDYHDEGTVYLLVEPDGSYHGSQEMTEDEVAFKLLKGEMESVRTTYDESSAVEETLANLVVAGNDAKRLNDRMVGEIPTKHAIGKLLEFGFIEGLEPSRLGYAVCRHFLAPGEAFVMLDGIRKGNHPYDIVADLELDDEE, encoded by the coding sequence GTGTCTCAGCAGGTCGCCGGCGTCGATACGCTCTTTTGTCACGAACGCCGCGACGGCGACTTCACCGTCGCCGTCGAGCGGGACGGCGAGCGGATGCTCCACGGTCGGCTCGAACTGAAGCAGACGAGCGCCGGCCCGCGGCCCGCCCGCCTGCGCGTTCAATCCGGCAGCGACGAGGAGCCGCGCCCGCCCGACCAGTTCGTCGAAATCGCGCGCCGCGCGAAACGCATCCGCATCTCCCAACAGACGACCCGCGAGGGCCGCGACCGCCTGCGCGAGATGTTCGGCGGCTACCAGCTCGACGAGAAGGTGAAAGCCGTCCGGACCTGTCGCTACTGCGCGAACGACGGCCGCTACTCGCCGCTGACCGAAGACAGCGCTATCCGCGCGGACGACGAGCACATCTGTCTCGACTGCGCGATGCGGGAACTCGACCGGGAGGCGAGCTTCCGGGGGCTTCGGTCGGGCGCCCGCGACCGGCTCGAGGACCTGCTGCTCGACGTACAGGACTTAGAACAGATCACCGACCTCCTCTCGGGGAATCTCGACCCCGACGTGACGCGGTTCGACACCGTGTCCGCGACGACCGACGAGGTCGAACTCGTCTCGACGGATTCGCTGTCGCTCCACCCGGGCATCCAGTCGAAGCTCGAATCGCGGTTCGATACCCTGTTGCCGGTCCAGAGTCTCGCCGTCGACCACGGCGCGACCGACGGGGAAGACCAGCTCATCGTCTCCGCGACGGCGACGGGGAAGACCCTCATCGGCGAGATGGCCGGTCTCGACCGCGTGCTCAACGGACAGGGGAAGATGCTGTTTCTCGTCCCGCTCGTCGCGCTGGCGAACCAGAAACACGAGGATTTCCAAGACGAGTACGGCGACATCGCGAACGTCTCCATCCGGGTCGGCTCCTCGCGCATCGCCGACGACGGCAACCGGTTCGACCCCAACGCCGACATCATCGTCGGCACCTACGAGGGCATCGACCACGCGCTCCGCACCGGGAAGGACCTCGGCGACATCGGGACGGTCGTCATCGACGAGGTACACACGCTCGGAGAGGAGGGCCGCGGCCACCGGCTCGACGGGCTCATCTCCCGGCTCAAGTACTACACCGAGTCGCGCAATCAGGGGACCCAGTGGGTGTATCTGTCGGCGACGGTCGGCAATCCCGAGGAGCTCGCCGGCCAGCTGGAGGCGAATCTCGTCGAGTTCGAGGAGCGACCGATTCCCATCGAGCGCCACGTCACCTTCGCGGACGGCAAGGAGAAACCCCGCATCGAGAACAAGCTCGTTCGCCGCGCCTTCGACCAGAAGTCCTCGAAGGGGTATCGCGGCCAGACGATCATCTTCACGAACTCCCGGCGGCGGTGTCACGAGGTGGCTCGAAAGCTGGAGTACGACGCCGCGCCGTACCACGCGGGGCTCGACTACGGCCGCCGGAAGACGGTCGAGCGGAAGTTCGGCAACCAGGACCTCGCGGCGGTCGTGACGACCGCCGCCCTCGCGGCCGGCGTCGACTTCCCGGCCTCGCAGGTCATCTTCGACTCGCTGGCGATGGGTATCGAGTGGCTCTCCGTCCAGGAGTTCGAGCAGATGCTCGGCCGGGCCGGTCGCCCGGATTACCACGACGAGGGGACCGTCTACCTGCTCGTGGAGCCGGACGGCTCGTATCACGGCTCACAGGAGATGACCGAAGACGAGGTGGCGTTCAAGCTCCTGAAAGGGGAAATGGAGTCCGTCCGGACGACGTACGACGAGTCCTCGGCGGTCGAGGAGACGCTGGCGAATCTCGTCGTCGCGGGCAATGACGCAAAACGGCTCAACGACCGGATGGTCGGAGAGATTCCGACGAAACACGCCATCGGGAAGCTGTTGGAGTTCGGGTTCATCGAGGGATTGGAGCCGAGCCGCCTCGGCTACGCGGTGTGTCGCCACTTCCTCGCGCCGGGCGAGGCGTTCGTGATGCTCGACGGCATCCGGAAGGGGAATCATCCGTACGACATCGTCGCCGATCTTGAACTCGACGACGAGGAGTGA
- a CDS encoding aryl-sulfate sulfotransferase, whose product MERRTVRLVVAALVVCLLAPGVVAFATHEPTNAKPGTITADRGQTVVGVQGFHFRGGSEKTQARLVSVDGDEVDWQYGEQTFGETWFYDVDPLANGNLLATTARDGDTVIFELDPDTRERVWTERFDIEDTHDADLLPNGDLVVANMRATTDGVPDDKVFIYNRTTDERTWEWRFRDHYPESTDGGYDADWTHVNDVDYIGGDRFLLSPRNFDQAIVVNRSTDEIDMRLGSDGDYDTLHEQHNPDYLTSADGTPTLLVADSENDRIVEYEREDDGWNRTWTLGTDGKLNWPRDADRLPNGNTLVTDSLNHRVIEVTPSGEIVWEYYVTWGPYDAERVGATEDGDWTGGSARSPTIADLNATGSYAVSGSANDPPIPGESGPSAFLESVGLDGPSSTWDHVVPWVKPVWASGWTFLAGVVGLLLALAWGVVELWRRREELLG is encoded by the coding sequence ATGGAGCGGCGAACCGTCCGTCTCGTCGTCGCCGCGCTCGTCGTCTGCCTGCTCGCGCCCGGCGTCGTCGCGTTCGCCACCCACGAGCCGACGAACGCGAAGCCCGGAACGATTACCGCCGACCGCGGCCAGACCGTCGTCGGCGTCCAGGGCTTCCACTTCCGCGGTGGCAGCGAGAAGACGCAGGCGCGGCTCGTCTCCGTCGACGGCGACGAGGTGGACTGGCAGTACGGCGAGCAGACGTTCGGCGAGACGTGGTTTTACGACGTGGACCCGCTCGCGAACGGAAACCTCCTGGCGACCACCGCCCGGGACGGCGACACCGTCATCTTCGAGTTGGACCCCGATACGCGCGAGCGCGTCTGGACCGAGCGGTTCGACATCGAGGACACCCACGACGCCGACCTGCTCCCGAACGGCGACCTCGTCGTCGCGAACATGCGCGCGACGACCGACGGCGTCCCCGACGACAAGGTGTTCATCTACAACCGGACGACCGACGAGCGCACCTGGGAGTGGCGGTTCCGCGACCACTACCCCGAATCGACCGACGGCGGCTACGACGCGGACTGGACCCACGTCAACGACGTGGACTACATCGGCGGCGACCGGTTCCTGCTCTCGCCGCGCAACTTCGACCAGGCCATCGTCGTGAACCGGTCGACGGACGAAATCGACATGCGACTGGGCAGCGACGGCGACTACGACACCCTCCACGAGCAGCACAACCCCGACTACCTGACGAGCGCGGACGGGACGCCGACGCTGCTCGTGGCCGACTCCGAGAACGACCGCATCGTCGAGTACGAGCGCGAGGACGACGGCTGGAACCGGACGTGGACGCTCGGGACGGACGGGAAGCTGAACTGGCCGCGCGACGCCGACCGGCTCCCGAACGGGAACACGCTCGTCACCGACTCGCTGAACCACCGCGTCATCGAGGTGACGCCGTCCGGAGAAATCGTCTGGGAGTACTACGTCACGTGGGGGCCGTACGACGCCGAGCGTGTAGGTGCGACCGAAGACGGCGACTGGACCGGCGGCTCGGCCCGCTCGCCGACCATCGCTGACCTGAACGCCACCGGAAGCTACGCCGTCTCCGGGAGCGCGAACGACCCGCCGATTCCGGGCGAAAGCGGCCCGAGCGCGTTCCTCGAATCGGTGGGTCTCGACGGCCCGTCCTCGACGTGGGACCACGTCGTCCCGTGGGTGAAGCCGGTGTGGGCGAGCGGGTGGACGTTCCTCGCGGGCGTCGTCGGGCTACTGCTGGCGCTGGCGTGGGGTGTGGTCGAACTGTGGCGACGTCGCGAGGAACTGCTAGGCTGA
- a CDS encoding CBS domain-containing protein, with protein sequence MRSFRIGRLFGIPIELDLTFLLILPLFAYLIGTTLGEYASLINEVLAPANLVEVSALTGDSTVALVVGLLAAVGLFVGVIIHELGHSLVAMRYGFPISSIKLWLFGGVAQLSEMPEDWKQEFNIAVAGPIVSVLLGVVSYVAFTAVQPGGTAIAAVRFLLAYLAVVNVALAIFNMLPGFPMDGGRVLRALLARNRPYAQATQIAAEVGKLFAIGLGLFGLFGGGGLFLVAIAFFIYIGASSEAQRTVMAAAFDGVTVRDIMTPDDDLKTVTPDTSVADLLGRMFTERHTGYPVVENGRPVGVVTLSDAQSVKEVERDAYQVEEVMSRDIESVDPQTGAMDALEQMQAAGVGRLLVMEDDELVGLLSRTDLMTALDIIKQGGAVSRSTDSPRPALGRTN encoded by the coding sequence ATGCGAAGTTTCCGAATCGGGCGACTGTTCGGTATCCCCATCGAGCTCGATTTGACGTTTCTGCTCATCCTCCCGCTGTTCGCGTATCTCATCGGGACCACGCTCGGCGAGTACGCCTCGCTCATCAACGAGGTGCTCGCGCCGGCGAATCTCGTCGAGGTGTCCGCACTCACCGGCGACTCGACCGTCGCGCTCGTCGTCGGCCTGCTCGCCGCGGTCGGACTGTTCGTCGGCGTCATCATCCACGAACTCGGTCACTCGCTCGTGGCGATGCGCTACGGCTTTCCCATCTCCTCCATCAAGCTGTGGCTGTTCGGCGGCGTCGCCCAGCTGAGCGAGATGCCCGAAGACTGGAAACAGGAGTTCAACATCGCTGTCGCCGGCCCCATCGTCAGCGTCCTGCTCGGCGTCGTCTCCTACGTCGCCTTTACCGCCGTCCAGCCCGGCGGTACCGCCATCGCGGCCGTCCGCTTCCTGCTCGCGTATCTCGCCGTCGTCAACGTCGCGCTGGCCATCTTCAACATGCTCCCCGGCTTCCCGATGGACGGTGGCCGGGTCCTCCGTGCACTGCTCGCGCGCAATCGGCCATACGCGCAGGCGACGCAAATCGCCGCCGAGGTTGGCAAACTGTTCGCCATCGGGCTCGGCCTGTTCGGGCTCTTCGGCGGCGGCGGTCTGTTCCTCGTGGCCATCGCCTTCTTCATCTACATCGGTGCCTCCTCCGAGGCGCAACGCACCGTCATGGCCGCGGCCTTCGACGGCGTGACCGTCCGCGATATCATGACGCCCGACGACGACCTCAAGACCGTCACGCCGGACACCTCCGTCGCCGACCTGCTCGGCCGGATGTTCACCGAACGCCACACCGGCTACCCCGTCGTCGAGAACGGCCGACCCGTCGGCGTCGTCACGCTCAGCGATGCCCAGTCCGTCAAGGAGGTCGAACGCGACGCCTACCAGGTCGAGGAGGTGATGAGCCGCGACATCGAGTCGGTCGATCCCCAGACCGGCGCGATGGACGCGCTCGAACAGATGCAGGCGGCCGGGGTCGGTCGCTTACTCGTCATGGAAGACGACGAACTCGTCGGCCTCCTCTCGCGGACAGACCTGATGACCGCCCTCGATATCATCAAGCAGGGCGGTGCCGTCTCGCGGTCCACCGACAGTCCGCGCCCGGCGCTCGGTCGCACGAACTAG
- a CDS encoding cupin domain-containing protein → MTDGHVVRGADVEYESVDAAEGLSKGVLLGPDVTPTLSLRRFELAPGATVPEHTNEIEHEQYVLDGEYVVGIDTEEYTVSAGDSVHIPADAVHWYRNEGDEPGAFICAVPNGDDTIELL, encoded by the coding sequence ATGACAGACGGACACGTTGTTCGCGGCGCGGATGTCGAGTACGAATCGGTCGACGCCGCCGAGGGGTTATCGAAGGGGGTCCTGCTCGGGCCGGACGTGACGCCGACGCTCTCGCTCCGGCGGTTCGAACTCGCCCCCGGCGCGACGGTGCCGGAACACACCAACGAAATCGAACACGAGCAGTACGTGCTCGACGGCGAGTACGTCGTCGGGATTGATACCGAGGAGTACACCGTCTCCGCGGGCGATTCGGTCCACATCCCCGCGGACGCGGTCCACTGGTACCGCAACGAGGGCGACGAACCGGGCGCGTTCATCTGTGCGGTGCCGAACGGCGACGACACCATCGAACTGCTGTAG
- a CDS encoding DUF5814 domain-containing protein, which produces MAITDKIYLKNHRQIASQLETSIPKSAFSGATLDLLFQGENLAQLNETTQERVLDFATDFLDCDCQSNPHCGHPEEKFIRYLLELREQGLGPDAIVDVMGDDYMLYAYSGDILSFLDDSVRTLEAVESLADVDGHPEAAEQARTKRHQLSR; this is translated from the coding sequence GTGGCCATCACGGACAAAATCTATCTGAAAAACCACCGCCAGATTGCCTCGCAGCTGGAAACGTCCATTCCGAAGAGCGCGTTTTCGGGGGCCACGCTCGATCTGCTGTTTCAGGGGGAGAATCTCGCCCAGCTCAACGAGACGACGCAGGAGCGCGTCCTCGATTTCGCGACCGACTTCCTCGACTGCGACTGTCAGTCGAATCCCCACTGTGGCCACCCCGAAGAGAAGTTCATCCGGTATCTGCTCGAACTCCGCGAGCAGGGGCTGGGTCCCGACGCCATCGTCGACGTGATGGGCGACGACTACATGCTGTACGCCTACTCCGGCGACATCCTCTCGTTCCTCGATGACTCGGTGCGGACGCTGGAGGCGGTGGAGTCGCTCGCCGACGTGGACGGTCACCCGGAGGCCGCAGAGCAGGCACGGACGAAACGCCACCAGCTCTCGCGGTAG